The Myxococcales bacterium DNA window CGACCAGCTCCGCCTCGACGTCTACCGGACCGCGTCGCTCGGCCTCGGCATGGTCGAGGTCATCGCCGGCGGCGCGTTCCAGGCCCGGGCCCTCCTGGTCTCGCTCCGCCTCGGCGATCGCCGGCGCGTCACGTACGCGCTCGCCTACCACGCGATGTACCTGGGCTCGAGCGGCATCCGGGTGCCGCTGGCCCGGCGCGCGGTCGCGCGCGCGTTCGTGCTGGCCCGTGCGTGCGCGAGCCAGTTCCTGGTCGCGTGGGCGCGCGCGGCCGAGGGCATCGTCGAGTTCTTCGCCGGCCGTCACGCCTACGCGATCGCGACCCTGTGCGAGGCCGAGATCGCGCTGCGCGAGCGCTCGGTCGGCACCGCCGCCGAGATCAACCAGGTGCGCGTGTTCATCGCGTTCGCGCTGCGCCGCCACGGCGACTACCGCGAGCTGGCGGTGCGTCAGCGCGAGTACCTGCGCGACGCCAACCGCCGCGGCGATCGCTACGCCGCCGCCAGCTTCCAGTGGTCGAGCAACATCGTCTGGCTGGCCGCCGACGATCCGGCGCGGGCCCGGGCCGAGCTCACGCCCGAGATCTGGTCGCCGCCCGAGGCGGGCCTGCACCTGCAGCACTGGTTCCGCGTGCGCGGCCTGTTCGAGCTGGCGCTGTACCTCGGCGACGACGCCGGCGCCGCCGAGGCCGCCGCGCAGATCCGACCGTTCGCGGGCCCGGCCTTCGCCCACGTCGAGGCGGTCCGGACCGAGACCCTGTACCTGCTGGCCCGGGCCGCGATCGTCCGCGGCGACGTCGCGGCCGCCCGGGCCGCGATCCGGCCGCTGGGCCGCGTGCGCGCACCGTACATCCGCGCGTTCGTGCGCATCATCGTCGCGGCGATCGAGGTGCTGGCCGCGCGGCCGGCCCGGGCCCGGGCGCTGCTCGACGGCGCCATCGCCGACGCCGACGCCACCGACATGATCGCCATCGGCGCCCTGGCCCGCCGGCGCAAGGCCCAGCTCGACGGCGACGCCGCCGCGCTCGCCGCCGCCGACCAGATCCTCGCCAGCCGCGGCGTCGTGGCGACCGCCACGTTCGCGCAGGTGTTCGCGACCTGGCCGGCCGCGCGCTGACGCGGGGCGATGCCCCAGTGCGCGCGGGTGTTCGCGACCTGGGCGGCCGCGCGCGGACGCGTGCGATGACCGCGATCGCGCAGGTGTTCACGACCTGGCCGGTCGCGGCGGCGATCCGCGCGCGTCAGCCGACCACCAGCCCGGCCGCGGTCCAGGTCGCGCGGCGATCGGCGCGCGCGACCCGGGCCCAGTCGAAGCTGTCGACCAGCGCGCGCGGGGTGATCGCCGCGGGCGTCGCGGTCAGGCCGCACGCGTGCGCCAGCGCGCCGCACAGGCCCGGGCCGTCGTAGTGCCCGCGCAGCACCGTCGCCGGGATCGAGCCGTGGAGCTTGGCCAGCTTGCCGCCCTCCTCGGCGAGCAGCAGCAGGTGGTGGCGGTAGCGCGGCGTCGGCAGGCCCAGCGCCTGCTGGATGCGCACCTGCGTCGCCGTCGACGCGGCGATGTCGCGGCCGCGCACGACCCGGGTCACGCCGCTCGCGGCGTCGTCGACCACGACGACGAGCTGGTACGCGACCACGCCGTCGCGCCGCACCACCACCGGGTCGCCCATCTCGGCGGCGGGGTCCTGCGACAGGTCGAGGCCGCCGTCGTCGACCAGCGCCAGCGGCCCGTCGTCGAGCCTCAGGCGGACCGGCACCCGCGCGTCGCGCCAGGTGCCGTCGGGCAGGCCGCGCCCGCGGCAGCGGTTGTCGTAGGCCCAGCCACCGTCGGGCGCGCGCCGTCCGCCGGTGCGCACGCGGCGCGAGCACGCGCACGCGTACAGCCGCCCGGCCGCGGCCAGCCGGTCGAGCGCCGCGGCGTGGTCGACGCGGCGCTGCGACTGCACCGTGACCTCGTCCCAGTCGAGGCCGAGCCACGCCAGGTCGTCGAGCAGCGCGGCCTGCCACTCGGCGCGGCAGCGGGTGTGGTCGAGGTCCTCGAGGCGCAGCAGCACCCGCCCGCCGGCCGCGCGCGCGTCGAGCCAGACCAGCAGCGCCGACAGCAGCGTGCCGGGGTGCGCCAGCCCGGTGGTCGACGGCGCGAACCGCGACACCACCGGCGCGTCGTCGGGCGCGGCCACCATGGTCGGAGGATAGCGCGGCCGTGGTATCTCCGTCGCCATGGCCTGGGCGCCCGTCCGCTGGCTCTACCTGTTGCTCGGGTGGGTGTTCTTCGCCCTCGGCGTCGCCGGCGTGATCTTGCCCGCGGTGCCGGCGACGCCGTTCATGCTGCTGGCGCTGTGGGCGTGGTCGCGCAGCTCGCCGCGGCTCGAGGCGTGGCTCTTGGCGCACCGGGTGTTCGGCCCGACCCTGCGGGCGTGGCAGGCCCACCGGGTGATCTCGTGGAAGGCCAAGGCCGTGGCCTGGGTGTCGATGGCCGCCAGCCTGATCTACCTGCTCTTCGTCCGGCAGGCCGCGTGGTGGATCCTGGCGATCACCGTCGCGGTGATGGCCTACGGCGTGTGGTTCATGGCGCGGTGCCCGTCGCGCGCACCGTCGCCGCCGACGCCCGCGTCAGGGTAGCGTGCGGCACGCCATCGCGCCGCACCGCTTGAGGCCCTTGCGGTAGCGCTCGGGCAAGAGCGACTCGTGCTTGGCCGGCGGCGGCGGGCCGGCGATCGGCCGATCGAGCGGCGCGCCGTCGTCCTTGCCGAAATCGATGACGCCGGCGACCGGCGTGGCCACGGCGACCGGCGGCGGCGCCAGCTGCAACAGCGCCCGGCTGTTGGCCTCGAGGGTCAGGTCGGCCGCGACCGCGCCGCCGGGGCCGCGCGCGACGAAGTGGTAGGTGCCGGCCGGCAGCTTCCAGCGACCGGGCGCGACCGGCACGTCGGCGAACGCGTCGATCGCGATCGTGACGCCGACGGCGTCGCCGACGTCGAGCTCGACCGGCGACCACAGCTCGCGGGTCGCGACCTTGGCGATCGCGATGCGGGCGGCGCGGGCCGCGACCGCGTGGCTCGCCAGATCGGCGCAGGTGCCGACGAGCAGGCTGGCGCGGGCGTGCTGCCCGGCCTTGACCAGCGCGATCGCCGCGTCGCACTGACGGGCAGCGTCGCCGCTCGCGACCGCGCCGGCGACGTCGATCGCCGCGACCCGCGCCTTGCCCTTGGCGTGCGCGCCGCGGCCCTTGCTGCGCCCGGCGGCGGCCGGGCTGGCGACGAGGGCGACGAGGGCGAGGGCGGCGAGGGTGCGCATCGTGGAGATCGAGACAGCGCGGACGGGCCGGGGTTGCACCAGTGTGCCACGGCCCGCGGGCATGCGCTTTCGCGCAGTTGGCGCCGTCGACGAACGTCGCGGTTGACAACCACCGATCGGATCCGTAGATGAGACGTTCAGAGGCAACGCCATGCCGCGCACCCAGCTCCCTCGTCCCGCTCGCCGCCAGCTCCTCGCTGGTGCGGCCGCGCGGGCGTGCGTGCAGCCGGGCCTCG harbors:
- a CDS encoding YbaN family protein, with the protein product MAWAPVRWLYLLLGWVFFALGVAGVILPAVPATPFMLLALWAWSRSSPRLEAWLLAHRVFGPTLRAWQAHRVISWKAKAVAWVSMAASLIYLLFVRQAAWWILAITVAVMAYGVWFMARCPSRAPSPPTPASG